Proteins found in one Ptychodera flava strain L36383 chromosome 3, AS_Pfla_20210202, whole genome shotgun sequence genomic segment:
- the LOC139125311 gene encoding uncharacterized protein, with the protein MRQRYWERKYGTKVHIDIAISCTNLARNYLIQKDNRDLDKAEELLLKALNIKEKVIPRTNDSFQLGLYYLAALYREMKNKEKYREYKNQIEFHEHIDKLKKTESQQMDYTEVFPPEKTIWM; encoded by the exons ATGCGACAGAGATACTGGGAGAGAAAGTACGGTACCAAAGTACACATTGACATCGCCATCAGCTGTACTAATCTGGCCAGGAACTATCTCATCCAAAAGGACAATCGTGATCTCGACAAGGCTGAGGAGTTGTTGCTTAAAGCTTTGAACATTAAAGAGAAAGTAATCCCACGAACCAACGATTCATTTCAATTGG GTTTGTACTACTTGGCTGCCCTCTATAGGGAAATGAAGAATAAAGAAAAATATCGGGAATATAAAAATcagatagagtttcatgagcatattgacaagttgaaaaaGACAGAGAGTCAGCAGATGGACTACACTGAAG TTTTTCCGCCAGAGAAGACGATATGGATGTAA